Proteins co-encoded in one Metabacillus sp. KUDC1714 genomic window:
- a CDS encoding PadR family transcriptional regulator encodes MTVFKKQDILTILTHISRKDMNRMELLHILSDEIQNVNHVIDHLLNEELLRSKEGMLSLSEKGLKKARHLYEKPPHLREKIKTKFSKRRGLIQLAILQLLKEEPRHGYQVMKLLEERSDGLYTPSAGTIYPALQDLLDKDLISVDEQADKKVYTLNNVGVEFLSDIIHDEDDVFWEEWRVRLMWKQSKEAALVREEMEKFQLEFQFAMKNVLHDPSLALELVSIIKNGRNELINWSEKQGRK; translated from the coding sequence ATGACAGTCTTTAAAAAACAAGATATTCTCACCATTCTTACTCATATAAGCCGCAAAGACATGAATAGGATGGAATTGCTACATATTCTTAGTGACGAAATTCAAAATGTGAATCATGTAATTGATCATTTGCTTAATGAAGAATTGCTCCGCAGCAAGGAAGGGATGTTATCACTTTCAGAAAAAGGTTTAAAAAAAGCCCGCCACCTCTATGAAAAGCCTCCACACTTAAGAGAAAAAATTAAAACAAAATTCTCAAAACGAAGAGGTCTTATTCAACTAGCAATCCTCCAGCTTCTTAAGGAAGAGCCAAGACATGGGTATCAGGTAATGAAGCTATTGGAAGAGAGAAGTGATGGTTTGTATACTCCTAGTGCTGGGACGATCTATCCTGCTTTACAAGATTTGCTTGATAAAGACTTGATTTCAGTTGATGAGCAAGCGGACAAAAAAGTGTACACCTTAAATAATGTCGGTGTGGAGTTTCTTTCAGACATTATTCATGATGAGGATGATGTTTTTTGGGAGGAATGGCGCGTCCGTTTAATGTGGAAGCAATCAAAGGAAGCGGCATTAGTACGGGAAGAGATGGAGAAGTTCCAATTAGAGTTCCAGTTTGCGATGAAGAATGTATTGCATGATCCGTCACTTGCACTTGAGCTTGTGTCAATTATTAAAAATGGACGGAATGAGTTGATTAACTGGTCTGAAAAGCAGGGAAGGAAATAA
- a CDS encoding ABC transporter ATP-binding protein: protein MKSIRKLLLYTEPYKFFIVLAPLLMALEVTMDLLQPLIMQKIIDNGIANDDMTYVVQMGLFMIAAAIIGLAGGVGCTIYSTKAAVNFATDIRRDVFKKVEDFSSGNCDSFGAGKLITIVTSDISLVQTALMMTLRVFVRGPLLFIGSIIIVFFQARELFPLLFFLIPILLFFIIVLSRKAGVWFKRVQEGIDQLNTKLQESIAGIRVVKAFVRKDYEIGLFKKVNDSLTKTTMTADQIITILMPILLFVINCGIVIALILGVIRVEEGSIQVGMILAFINYLNIILMALMSSSMVLMQLMRAFPSADRIQQVLETKNEIERFEDLRQVTSVEGDIEFKDVSFSYSKNGEHVLKHLSFTVAKGEKIGIIGPTGSGKTTLAKLLPRLYDVGQGEILIDGVNLKNLNLESLRSSIGYITQKPILFSGSIETNLKYGKTSATNEELKNAAKHACATEFIEGFEDKYAHQLTQGATNLSGGQKQRLSIARAFIRKPSILILDDATSAVDARSEATILQALESDFHNTTTFVIASKISSIIKADKILVMDDGEIIGNGTHQQLLENCPLYQEIYNTQAEKGGVVVE from the coding sequence ATGAAATCCATTAGGAAGTTGTTATTATACACAGAGCCCTATAAGTTTTTTATTGTACTTGCACCGTTATTAATGGCGTTAGAGGTAACGATGGATCTCTTACAACCATTGATTATGCAAAAAATAATAGATAACGGGATAGCAAATGATGATATGACATATGTCGTACAAATGGGACTATTTATGATTGCTGCTGCAATTATTGGGCTAGCTGGTGGGGTAGGATGTACGATTTACAGTACAAAAGCAGCCGTGAATTTTGCAACAGATATAAGGCGTGATGTGTTTAAAAAGGTAGAAGATTTTTCAAGTGGAAATTGTGACTCGTTTGGCGCTGGAAAACTAATTACGATCGTGACAAGTGATATTTCATTGGTTCAAACAGCGTTAATGATGACATTGCGAGTATTTGTAAGAGGTCCGCTTCTTTTTATCGGTAGCATTATTATTGTCTTTTTTCAGGCTAGAGAGCTGTTTCCGCTTTTATTTTTCCTAATCCCTATTTTGTTATTTTTCATTATTGTTCTGTCAAGAAAAGCAGGTGTATGGTTTAAACGAGTACAAGAAGGAATCGACCAGCTAAATACGAAACTACAGGAAAGCATTGCTGGGATAAGAGTTGTAAAAGCGTTTGTGCGTAAGGATTATGAGATTGGCCTGTTTAAGAAGGTAAATGATTCGTTAACGAAAACGACGATGACAGCTGATCAGATTATTACGATCCTGATGCCGATTTTATTGTTTGTGATTAATTGTGGAATTGTTATTGCACTCATACTTGGAGTGATACGTGTGGAAGAAGGATCAATCCAGGTTGGGATGATTCTTGCATTTATCAACTATTTAAATATTATATTAATGGCGTTAATGTCGAGCAGTATGGTTCTTATGCAATTAATGCGCGCATTTCCATCAGCCGACAGGATCCAACAGGTATTAGAAACAAAAAATGAGATTGAAAGGTTCGAAGATTTGCGGCAGGTTACTTCTGTTGAGGGAGATATAGAGTTTAAGGATGTATCTTTTTCCTATAGTAAAAATGGTGAACACGTGCTAAAACACCTCTCATTTACTGTCGCCAAAGGAGAAAAAATTGGCATAATTGGACCAACGGGAAGTGGGAAAACGACGCTAGCAAAGCTTTTGCCAAGATTGTACGATGTTGGCCAAGGAGAAATTCTCATTGATGGCGTTAATCTGAAGAATCTCAATCTAGAATCCCTTCGTTCGTCGATTGGCTATATTACACAAAAGCCGATCTTATTTTCTGGTAGTATCGAAACCAATCTTAAATATGGTAAAACTTCAGCAACTAATGAAGAGCTTAAAAATGCAGCTAAACATGCTTGTGCTACAGAGTTTATCGAGGGGTTTGAGGACAAATATGCCCATCAACTAACCCAAGGAGCGACAAACCTGTCAGGAGGTCAAAAGCAACGATTATCGATTGCGAGAGCCTTTATTAGAAAACCATCAATCCTAATTTTAGATGATGCTACATCAGCAGTTGATGCTCGATCAGAGGCAACCATTCTACAAGCCTTGGAATCTGATTTTCATAACACAACCACATTTGTGATTGCTTCGAAGATTTCATCGATTATTAAAGCAGATAAAATTCTTGTCATGGATGATGGAGAAATTATTGGCAATGGGACACATCAACAACTGCTTGAGAACTGTCCTTTATACCAAGAAATTTACAATACACAAGCTGAGAAAGGAGGGGTAGTTGTTGAGTAA
- a CDS encoding DUF3231 family protein: MNLFEIIHDAFEPFMDDEKKPLNVMEVTNLWFFLLGTETTMRNEEIGYNLSQDEELKLILKDVKENLHIPIKKEIAEFLKKEGVPLPQSTPEKPTFEYQKIPEGAKLNDEEIANLMSYNLAMGVNYASRGLTESIRSDVGVIFMKIIMRKTIYGLKVKRYLEQHEWLRIPPSFKP; the protein is encoded by the coding sequence GTGAACTTATTTGAAATAATTCATGATGCATTTGAACCATTTATGGATGATGAAAAGAAGCCATTGAATGTAATGGAGGTAACCAATCTTTGGTTTTTTCTACTAGGTACTGAAACGACGATGAGGAATGAAGAAATTGGCTATAATCTTTCTCAGGATGAAGAATTAAAGCTAATATTAAAAGATGTAAAAGAAAATTTACATATTCCTATTAAAAAGGAAATTGCCGAGTTTCTAAAGAAGGAAGGAGTTCCTTTACCACAATCAACTCCGGAAAAGCCTACTTTCGAATATCAGAAAATTCCAGAGGGTGCTAAATTAAATGACGAAGAAATTGCTAATTTAATGTCATATAATTTGGCAATGGGTGTTAACTATGCGTCAAGAGGACTTACAGAATCAATTCGGTCGGATGTCGGTGTGATCTTTATGAAAATAATAATGAGAAAAACTATATATGGCTTAAAAGTAAAACGATATCTGGAACAACATGAGTGGCTTCGTATTCCCCCTTCCTTTAAACCTTAA